A DNA window from Citrobacter tructae contains the following coding sequences:
- the pgl gene encoding 6-phosphogluconolactonase, with product MKQTVYTASPESQQIHVWSLNHDGSLTLTQVVDVPGQVQPMVVSPDKRYLYVGVRPEFRVLAYRIAPDDGALTFAAESALPGSPTHISTDHQGRFVFVGSYNAGSVSVTRLEDGLPVELVDVVEGLDGCHSANISPDNRTLWVPALKQDRICLFDVSDDGHLVAQDPAEVTTVEGAGPRHMAFHPNKQYAYCVNELNSSVDVWELKDPYGKIECVQTLDMMPADFSDTRWAADIHITPDGRHLYACDRTASLITVFSVSEDGSVLTKEGFQPTETQPRGFNIDHSGKYLITAGQKSHHIAVYEIAGEQGLLTEKGRYAVGQGPMWVVVNAY from the coding sequence ATGAAGCAAACCGTTTATACCGCCAGCCCTGAGAGTCAGCAGATCCACGTCTGGAGCCTGAATCACGACGGTTCACTGACGCTGACGCAGGTGGTTGATGTACCGGGTCAGGTGCAGCCGATGGTCGTCAGCCCGGATAAGCGCTATCTCTATGTTGGCGTGCGCCCGGAGTTTCGCGTGCTGGCCTACCGCATTGCGCCGGATGACGGTGCGCTGACCTTTGCGGCGGAGTCTGCGCTACCGGGGAGCCCGACGCATATTTCGACCGATCATCAGGGTCGTTTTGTATTTGTCGGGTCGTACAACGCAGGTAGCGTGAGCGTTACGCGTCTGGAGGATGGCCTGCCGGTTGAGTTGGTGGACGTGGTGGAAGGTCTGGACGGATGCCACTCGGCTAATATCTCCCCGGATAACCGTACTTTGTGGGTTCCGGCGTTGAAACAGGATCGTATCTGCCTGTTTGACGTCAGCGACGATGGCCATCTGGTCGCGCAGGATCCAGCGGAGGTGACTACCGTTGAAGGCGCGGGGCCGCGTCATATGGCATTCCATCCGAATAAGCAATATGCCTACTGCGTGAATGAGCTGAACAGTTCTGTCGATGTCTGGGAACTGAAAGATCCATACGGCAAAATTGAGTGCGTACAGACGCTGGATATGATGCCTGCTGATTTCTCCGACACCCGCTGGGCGGCGGATATCCACATCACGCCTGATGGTCGTCACCTGTATGCTTGTGACCGAACCGCCAGCCTGATTACGGTGTTCAGCGTGTCTGAAGACGGCAGCGTGCTGACGAAAGAGGGCTTCCAGCCTACCGAAACTCAACCGCGTGGCTTTAATATCGATCATAGCGGTAAGTACCTGATTACCGCCGGGCAAAAATCGCACCATATTGCGGTGTATGAGATTGCGGGCGAGCAGGGACTGTTAACGGAGAAAGGTCGTTACGCGGTAGGACAAGGCCCGATGTGGGTAGTGGTTAACGCGTACTAA
- a CDS encoding pyridoxal phosphatase, whose product MTTRVIALDLDGTLLTPKKTLLPSSLEALSRAREAGYQLIIVTGRHHVAIHPFYQALALDTPAICCNGTYLYDYQAKKVLESDPLPVDQALQLIDMLEAHQIHGLMYVDDAMLYERPTGHVVRTANWAQTLPPEQRPTFTQVPSLAQAAHDVDAVWKFALTDEDIPKLQQFGKHVEQQLGLECEWSWHDQVDVARKGNSKGRRLTQWIEAQGGSMENVIAFGDNFNDISMLEAAGTGVAMGNADDAVKARANIVIGDNTTDSIAKFIYSHLL is encoded by the coding sequence ATGACCACTCGCGTGATTGCCCTGGATTTAGACGGTACGTTGTTGACCCCGAAAAAAACCTTGCTGCCCTCCTCTCTCGAAGCGCTCTCTCGCGCCAGAGAAGCCGGCTACCAACTTATCATTGTCACGGGTCGTCATCACGTTGCTATTCATCCTTTTTATCAGGCACTGGCGCTGGATACACCTGCAATTTGCTGCAATGGCACCTACTTGTATGATTATCAGGCAAAAAAGGTACTGGAATCCGATCCCCTTCCGGTTGACCAGGCGTTGCAGCTGATCGACATGCTGGAGGCACATCAGATCCACGGTCTTATGTATGTGGATGACGCGATGCTGTATGAGCGCCCGACCGGGCATGTGGTGCGCACTGCTAACTGGGCGCAAACCCTGCCGCCGGAACAGCGCCCGACCTTTACTCAGGTACCGTCGCTGGCACAAGCTGCACATGATGTTGACGCCGTGTGGAAATTTGCCCTAACCGACGAAGACATCCCGAAACTGCAGCAGTTTGGTAAGCATGTTGAGCAGCAACTGGGGCTGGAGTGCGAGTGGTCCTGGCACGATCAGGTCGACGTGGCCCGCAAAGGCAACAGCAAAGGGCGTCGCCTGACCCAGTGGATTGAAGCGCAAGGCGGGTCAATGGAGAATGTCATCGCCTTTGGCGACAACTTTAATGATATCAGCATGCTGGAAGCCGCAGGCACTGGCGTGGCGATGGGAAACGCGGACGACGCGGTCAAAGCCCGCGCCAATATCGTGATTGGTGACAACACCACTGACAGCATCGCGAAATTTATCTACTCTCACCTGCTGTAA